Proteins found in one Aneurinibacillus uraniidurans genomic segment:
- a CDS encoding C40 family peptidase, with protein sequence MNTSMKKLATGILAGVTLASGLLLPGQAEAASISAKFGQTVNVSNENAKIDSIIRTGKSLMNHKAQYSHNYRPPKYMDCSQFIYYIFGKNGINMQTRDDDRQVRLGEYVPKNKLRKGDLVFYNSNQGKRDVTHVGLYIGNGQVLHMSNPQDDVKISSLNSSWHKKYYLTARRVIN encoded by the coding sequence TTGAATACATCGATGAAAAAACTCGCAACAGGAATTCTAGCAGGCGTAACGCTTGCTAGCGGTCTTCTGCTTCCGGGGCAAGCAGAAGCGGCTTCTATTTCCGCAAAATTCGGACAAACTGTGAATGTATCCAACGAAAATGCCAAAATTGATAGCATCATTCGTACTGGTAAAAGCCTCATGAATCACAAGGCACAGTACAGCCACAACTACCGTCCACCAAAATATATGGATTGTTCCCAGTTCATCTATTATATCTTTGGCAAGAACGGCATCAATATGCAGACACGTGATGATGATCGCCAGGTACGCCTTGGTGAATACGTGCCAAAGAACAAACTTCGCAAAGGCGATCTCGTTTTCTATAACTCTAATCAAGGCAAGCGTGATGTGACACACGTAGGTCTTTATATTGGAAACGGTCAAGTGCTGCATATGTCCAACCCGCAAGATGATGTCAAAATCAGCAGCCTAAACAGCAGCTGGCACAAAAAATACTACCTGACTGCCCGCCGTGTTATTAACTAG
- the trmB gene encoding tRNA (guanosine(46)-N7)-methyltransferase TrmB, whose protein sequence is MRLRKRPGVREEMATYPKLVPMNGQDHKGNWRAFFGNDNPIHIELGTGKGNFITTLAEQNPDINFFGVELHEEVLIQAVKKAEAKGLTNISFLWINVNDLEDYFAPGEVNRIYLNFSDPWPKKRHAKRRLTDRSFLSKYKNVLNPDGYIQLKTDNETLFEYSLNEFAHEMFLLSGITLDLHKSEYAEGNVMTEYEAKFVERGMRIYRCLAAHPIQLMALAHGKK, encoded by the coding sequence ATGCGTTTACGTAAAAGACCGGGTGTGCGCGAAGAAATGGCGACTTACCCGAAACTCGTACCGATGAATGGCCAGGACCATAAAGGAAATTGGCGTGCGTTTTTTGGTAATGATAATCCGATCCATATCGAGCTTGGAACTGGCAAAGGTAACTTCATTACTACGCTTGCCGAACAAAATCCAGACATTAATTTCTTCGGGGTAGAACTGCATGAAGAAGTTCTAATTCAAGCAGTGAAAAAAGCAGAAGCAAAAGGACTTACGAACATTTCCTTTCTCTGGATCAATGTAAATGACCTTGAAGACTACTTCGCGCCAGGTGAAGTGAACCGTATCTATTTAAATTTTAGCGATCCATGGCCGAAAAAGCGTCATGCGAAGCGTCGTCTGACAGATCGTTCTTTTCTTTCTAAGTACAAGAACGTGTTAAATCCGGACGGATACATTCAGCTTAAAACAGATAATGAAACATTGTTTGAATATAGCCTAAATGAGTTTGCGCATGAGATGTTCCTACTCTCCGGTATCACGCTTGATCTGCACAAAAGTGAGTATGCAGAAGGCAATGTGATGACAGAGTATGAAGCAAAGTTTGTGGAGCGAGGCATGCGCATCTATCGCTGTCTTGCCGCTCATCCGATTCAGTTAATGGCACTGGCACACGGTAAAAAATAG
- a CDS encoding N-acetyltransferase: MSTRKLDADSFARNRHRLINFIRKNGDKRITSQAIHWLSSLTPESLSQDGAIILVHIKNKKMLGILATADYGRKESFLVVRTDVRERGLGKHLTETAITQLGKLYARVAFDNTASLKTCLSVGMVGFSCITGVTGKPTLWLGAGDWRRGDIESV, translated from the coding sequence ATGTCCACACGAAAGCTTGATGCAGACTCATTCGCTCGCAATCGCCATCGGCTGATCAACTTCATCCGTAAAAACGGGGATAAACGCATCACCAGTCAAGCGATTCACTGGCTTTCTTCTCTTACACCGGAATCACTCAGCCAGGACGGAGCGATCATTCTTGTCCATATCAAAAACAAAAAAATGCTCGGCATACTTGCCACAGCCGATTATGGGCGCAAGGAATCATTTCTCGTGGTACGCACCGATGTGCGGGAAAGAGGTCTGGGCAAACATCTAACCGAAACGGCCATTACTCAGCTCGGGAAGCTATACGCAAGAGTGGCATTCGATAACACAGCTAGTCTGAAAACGTGCCTATCTGTCGGTATGGTCGGATTCTCCTGTATTACCGGGGTGACAGGCAAACCTACCCTCTGGCTTGGAGCAGGTGACTGGAGGAGGGGGGATATTGAATCCGTATGA
- a CDS encoding YheC/YheD family protein, with product MSQLLTRVQRVSDQQLPQKIDGLFPESIARQYGLRGSQTYEVVYGLARTRMTLAPGTTSLTFKESAAHPLHLSFGTAKLGLRFEPDEKRFVIGPLVGVLIAGMSPGPEGPFGNITDFCREVSQTCRARGGIGFVYTLSQVSAETNKLEGWMYRDGRWVKQVFPLPYCSYNRIGSRRVERKEETQTRLHLLKQKGGLFFNEQFLDKWMIHQKLAENPDASRLLPHTTIYNGASSLQAMLTRHSYVYMKPSSGSLGRGIIRITQQNGEYICQYETINGAATRRFRTFAALHQMLKPRLTGRLYLVQQGLHLIRSHGGLVDFRALVQKDRTGKWAITSIVGRTGTRQSIVSNVARGGTMLPLTRALVASTLPTSMQVAVAGTIRRQALAVARLFEQSIGGHYAELGIDIAVERTGRVWLLEVNSKPSKTNDAVASPTRSPRPSVTRIVDYCFYRNGFAVQARKKKRRSTQ from the coding sequence ATGTCGCAACTACTGACGCGTGTACAGCGCGTTTCTGACCAGCAACTTCCCCAAAAGATTGATGGTCTGTTCCCGGAATCCATTGCTCGCCAATATGGACTTCGCGGTTCCCAGACATATGAAGTCGTCTATGGGCTTGCACGAACTCGGATGACACTGGCTCCCGGTACTACATCCTTAACCTTTAAAGAGTCAGCCGCCCATCCCCTACATCTTTCATTCGGAACTGCGAAGCTTGGTCTGCGGTTTGAACCGGATGAAAAGCGTTTCGTCATTGGACCGCTTGTTGGTGTGCTCATCGCCGGGATGTCCCCAGGCCCTGAAGGTCCGTTCGGCAATATTACTGATTTTTGCCGCGAAGTCAGTCAAACGTGTCGAGCGCGGGGGGGCATTGGCTTTGTATATACACTCAGTCAAGTGTCCGCCGAAACGAATAAACTTGAAGGCTGGATGTACCGGGATGGCCGCTGGGTAAAACAAGTATTCCCGCTCCCGTACTGCTCTTATAACCGCATCGGCTCACGGCGGGTCGAGCGCAAAGAAGAAACCCAAACACGCCTCCATCTTCTCAAACAAAAAGGTGGGCTCTTCTTTAATGAACAATTCCTTGATAAATGGATGATTCACCAGAAACTCGCTGAAAATCCTGATGCTTCCCGTCTGCTCCCTCATACAACAATCTACAACGGCGCTTCTTCCTTGCAAGCCATGCTTACACGACATTCTTATGTATATATGAAGCCATCAAGCGGGAGTCTTGGACGCGGAATTATTCGAATCACACAGCAAAATGGGGAATATATCTGCCAGTATGAAACAATAAACGGAGCAGCCACCCGTCGCTTCCGCACATTCGCTGCGCTGCACCAAATGCTCAAACCACGTCTCACCGGGCGTCTCTATCTGGTTCAACAAGGACTGCACCTGATTCGCTCCCACGGCGGCCTAGTAGACTTCCGCGCTCTGGTGCAGAAAGACCGTACAGGAAAATGGGCCATCACGTCCATTGTAGGTCGTACTGGGACACGGCAAAGCATTGTGTCTAATGTCGCACGCGGCGGCACCATGCTTCCACTCACCCGGGCTCTTGTCGCCTCTACGCTACCGACATCCATGCAAGTAGCTGTAGCAGGTACCATTCGCCGCCAGGCACTGGCAGTAGCCCGCTTGTTCGAACAAAGTATAGGGGGACACTACGCCGAACTCGGCATTGATATCGCTGTCGAACGCACAGGCCGTGTCTGGCTTCTTGAAGTAAACTCAAAGCCATCTAAAACAAATGATGCGGTCGCCAGCCCAACCCGCAGCCCACGGCCATCGGTGACCCGAATTGTCGACTACTGCTTTTACCGGAACGGATTTGCGGTACAGGCACGAAAAAAAAAGAGGAGGTCTACACAATGA
- a CDS encoding putative bifunctional diguanylate cyclase/phosphodiesterase, translating into MDKDYAVRIHQRNLLITKIIWGFWLLFSIVAFGADAATVGILLPGGLVCGLIPFLLSHRPQYAVLTMYVTITLLFSLCTAVTAFHPSLSMFIFFWLVLVMSSLYMQVWPIVYAGTLTFGATCVFFLYQADLTSGQMILYDVIPFGLLSICLTIFLVVNSRVSEQLCETAEHNRQEAIEAKSQMEKLLNRLQKSAERKMEHMALHDALTGLPNSRKYRIFLKESLARSASSGRKTAVLLLDIDRFKFINDSLGHRFGDELIREIAGRLRECMGTNQIVARQGGDEFMMLLENVACTEIEDMANCLLQAVSKPFMLEGHELIVTPSVGISLYPDDGYTVDTLIKNADTAMYRAKEQGRNTYCFYTGDMKETSARTMLLENHLRRAMENKELVLYYQPQICLRTGKLIGAEALLRWQHPHLGWVFPSEFIPIAEETGMIVSLGAWVLEEACMAARHWQKEGYSSFRISVNLSARQFRDQRLIDTVLGILKRSELEPEFLDLEITEGMAIHHLHDVACTLEALKKAGIHISIDDFGTGYSSLSYLKSLPIHSIKIDKSFMRTNEEGQEADWAIVSAVITMAHGLGLTVIAEGVETEEQSDILKAMDCDVIQGYLIARPLAMEEFEKWLRGQQSQSLV; encoded by the coding sequence ATGGATAAAGATTATGCTGTGCGCATCCACCAGCGCAATTTACTTATAACCAAAATTATTTGGGGATTCTGGCTGCTGTTTAGTATTGTAGCATTTGGTGCAGATGCTGCTACAGTAGGGATTCTGCTCCCTGGTGGACTTGTATGTGGGCTTATCCCGTTCTTATTAAGTCATCGTCCCCAATACGCCGTGCTGACGATGTATGTCACCATCACCCTCCTGTTTAGCCTCTGTACGGCTGTCACGGCTTTTCATCCATCTCTATCGATGTTTATTTTTTTCTGGCTTGTTCTTGTGATGAGTTCCCTTTATATGCAGGTCTGGCCGATTGTATATGCAGGTACACTGACGTTCGGGGCGACATGTGTATTCTTTTTGTACCAGGCTGATCTGACTTCCGGGCAAATGATTTTATATGATGTGATCCCTTTTGGTCTATTGAGCATATGTTTGACAATTTTTCTTGTGGTTAACAGCCGGGTAAGTGAGCAACTTTGTGAGACAGCGGAACATAATCGTCAGGAAGCGATCGAAGCAAAGTCGCAGATGGAGAAGTTGCTGAATCGACTGCAAAAATCAGCCGAGCGGAAAATGGAACATATGGCGCTTCATGATGCACTGACAGGTCTTCCTAATAGTCGAAAATATCGTATTTTTCTAAAAGAATCACTGGCACGTTCCGCATCTTCTGGGCGAAAAACAGCTGTTCTTCTGCTTGATATTGACCGATTCAAATTTATTAATGATTCGCTTGGGCATAGGTTCGGTGATGAATTAATACGGGAAATTGCAGGTCGACTAAGAGAGTGTATGGGAACAAATCAGATTGTTGCACGGCAGGGTGGCGATGAATTTATGATGTTGCTTGAAAATGTGGCCTGTACCGAAATTGAAGACATGGCGAATTGTTTACTTCAAGCGGTCAGTAAGCCATTCATGTTGGAAGGGCACGAATTAATTGTAACTCCGAGTGTAGGGATTAGTCTGTATCCAGACGATGGGTATACAGTGGACACGCTGATTAAGAATGCGGATACAGCGATGTACCGGGCCAAAGAACAGGGAAGAAATACATACTGTTTTTATACGGGCGACATGAAGGAGACGAGCGCGCGGACGATGCTGCTTGAGAACCATCTGCGGCGAGCGATGGAGAATAAGGAACTTGTGCTGTATTATCAGCCTCAAATCTGTTTGCGTACCGGAAAATTAATAGGTGCCGAGGCATTACTGCGCTGGCAGCACCCACATCTTGGCTGGGTATTTCCATCTGAATTTATTCCGATTGCGGAAGAGACAGGGATGATCGTCTCACTTGGGGCCTGGGTACTTGAAGAAGCCTGTATGGCTGCTCGCCACTGGCAAAAGGAAGGGTACAGCTCGTTTCGGATCTCGGTTAACTTGTCTGCCCGTCAGTTCCGGGATCAGCGATTGATAGATACTGTGCTCGGCATACTAAAGCGAAGTGAGCTTGAACCGGAGTTTCTCGATCTGGAGATTACAGAAGGGATGGCGATTCATCATCTACACGACGTTGCCTGTACATTAGAAGCATTGAAAAAAGCAGGGATACATATTTCGATTGATGACTTTGGAACCGGATATTCATCGCTTAGCTATTTGAAGTCACTCCCCATTCATTCGATCAAAATTGATAAATCATTTATGCGGACGAATGAGGAAGGACAGGAGGCAGATTGGGCTATTGTATCGGCTGTTATTACAATGGCACATGGGCTTGGGTTAACTGTTATTGCAGAAGGGGTAGAGACAGAAGAACAGAGTGATATTCTTAAAGCGATGGACTGTGATGTCATTCAAGGTTATCTGATTGCCCGCCCGCTTGCTATGGAGGAGTTCGAGAAGTGGCTGCGTGGTCAGCAATCCCAGTCTTTAGTGTGA
- a CDS encoding YheC/YheD family protein, with the protein MTSAICPLIGVLTYRHGSFLAGSSYCAQLTEVADRHKCVLIVYSPTDIDEAHGTVQGFRYNTHTKKWARVQTRTPDIVYDRFSYMRRDALRIYSAYRSKSRMRYVNNRFAHKWNAHRHFSHHPELSRHLPVTVSLTSGALGKLTRRFPLLYAKPVNGSGGKGILRIRRHQQRFEMVGRSGKEGVIRHTAHSLEAAERYVLTWAQQQKQTFVLQQGLSLSLIPGMICDSRVLVQKDVCGQWCITGMVGKQSPDRLVTSNLRSGGKATSMLTLLTRRFSAEKAESIMQSMQHISLLLASHIESRFGNFLEFGIDLGIDTNGYVWIIEVNPKPNRELFRLAGQHDTYKCAIEAPILYALSVLKMEKT; encoded by the coding sequence ATGACTTCAGCGATCTGTCCTCTTATTGGCGTTCTGACATACCGGCATGGTTCATTTCTGGCAGGTAGTTCGTACTGCGCACAGCTTACAGAAGTAGCCGATCGTCACAAATGTGTACTTATCGTATACAGCCCAACTGATATCGACGAAGCACACGGGACTGTTCAAGGCTTTCGTTACAACACACATACAAAAAAATGGGCCCGCGTACAGACGCGCACACCAGATATTGTTTATGACCGCTTTAGTTACATGAGGCGAGATGCCCTACGTATATACAGTGCATACCGCAGCAAAAGTCGGATGCGATACGTTAATAACCGGTTCGCTCACAAATGGAACGCGCACCGTCATTTTAGCCATCATCCGGAACTTTCTCGTCATCTGCCTGTGACAGTCTCACTCACGTCCGGAGCACTTGGGAAGCTGACTAGACGCTTCCCTCTTTTATATGCCAAGCCAGTCAATGGCTCCGGCGGCAAGGGGATTCTACGTATCCGGCGGCACCAGCAACGATTTGAAATGGTAGGACGCAGCGGCAAAGAAGGCGTGATTCGCCACACTGCTCATTCGCTCGAAGCGGCCGAACGATATGTACTGACATGGGCACAGCAGCAAAAGCAAACCTTCGTCCTCCAACAAGGATTGTCTCTTTCTCTCATACCCGGCATGATCTGTGATAGCCGGGTCCTTGTCCAGAAGGACGTATGCGGACAGTGGTGCATAACAGGTATGGTCGGCAAACAATCCCCTGACCGCCTTGTGACCTCCAACCTGCGAAGCGGAGGGAAAGCGACATCTATGTTAACATTACTTACTCGACGGTTCTCAGCGGAAAAAGCAGAATCCATCATGCAAAGTATGCAGCACATTAGCCTACTACTCGCCTCTCATATCGAATCCCGGTTTGGTAATTTTCTGGAATTCGGCATCGATCTTGGAATTGATACAAACGGCTACGTCTGGATTATTGAAGTGAATCCAAAACCAAACCGAGAACTCTTTCGCCTCGCCGGACAGCATGACACATACAAATGTGCCATCGAAGCTCCCATTTTATACGCACTATCTGTATTAAAGATGGAAAAAACCTGA
- a CDS encoding YheC/YheD family protein — protein MTTKNATPYLGILATPTTRTPPFPERSYYAYLAQAGRKIGLPVYVVLPNKIDFQTKTVIGYHYTNKKWELKRLPLPSLVYDRVSNRKKYLSAIRTLKSIPSITFLGHVLGDKLRNHNHLIQHSGIAAFMPPTELITSIQVVKQMLASYDAIVIKPMQNSLGIGVMKLTSKKDTHRVEGRDFRNKIFRRTFPNRAALLMWVRSQLKVKMIVQPYLTLSSPEGVPFDIRVLVQKNESGQWSETGRAARAGVPNGLTSNLCGGGRAHSVPEFLGKHYSNEQLAQIERDISYIARELPPFLESRHGRLVELGIDVGVDRDGKVWLIEVNSKPGRASFRRIENGAYYRSVRLNPLKYAYYLKSRKGAGS, from the coding sequence ATGACAACTAAGAATGCCACCCCTTATCTTGGGATTCTGGCTACTCCAACTACACGCACACCACCTTTTCCTGAACGATCTTACTATGCCTATCTCGCACAGGCAGGCCGTAAAATTGGATTGCCTGTCTATGTGGTACTACCAAACAAGATCGATTTTCAGACCAAAACCGTAATTGGCTACCACTACACAAATAAAAAATGGGAGCTAAAACGGCTTCCACTTCCCTCTCTTGTGTATGATCGAGTATCCAACCGTAAAAAATACTTGTCTGCGATCCGCACACTTAAATCAATCCCATCCATTACGTTTCTTGGCCATGTACTCGGTGACAAACTCCGCAATCATAACCATCTAATCCAGCATTCCGGCATCGCTGCCTTTATGCCACCAACCGAACTGATTACATCCATCCAGGTTGTCAAACAGATGCTTGCCTCCTATGATGCGATCGTCATCAAACCCATGCAAAATTCACTGGGCATTGGTGTAATGAAACTCACATCCAAAAAAGACACACATCGAGTAGAAGGTCGGGACTTCCGAAACAAAATTTTTCGTCGTACGTTTCCCAACCGGGCCGCCCTTCTCATGTGGGTACGCAGTCAACTAAAAGTAAAAATGATTGTCCAGCCATATTTAACTCTCTCCTCACCAGAAGGCGTGCCATTCGACATTCGCGTACTCGTCCAGAAAAACGAAAGCGGCCAGTGGAGCGAAACCGGGCGAGCCGCACGTGCAGGCGTACCGAACGGGCTGACATCGAATTTGTGCGGCGGTGGACGCGCACATTCCGTCCCGGAATTCCTCGGTAAACATTACAGCAACGAACAACTCGCTCAAATCGAACGAGACATCAGCTATATCGCTCGAGAACTGCCACCCTTTCTTGAGAGCCGTCACGGCCGCTTAGTCGAACTTGGCATTGATGTCGGTGTTGATCGCGATGGAAAAGTGTGGTTGATCGAGGTAAACTCCAAACCAGGGCGGGCATCATTCCGCCGCATCGAAAACGGTGCCTATTATCGCTCCGTTCGCCTTAATCCGTTAAAGTATGCCTATTACCTTAAGTCGCGCAAAGGTGCCGGATCATGA
- a CDS encoding CBS domain-containing protein: MATKHEQILQHIEDLEVGSKISVRQVAKDLEVSEGTAYRAIKEAENQGLVSTIERVGTVRIEKKKKQNIEKLTFAEVVNIIDGHVLGGREGLHKTLYKFVIGAMKLEAMMRYVDAGSLLIVGNRYQAHKLSLQHGAAVLITGGFDTSDEVKKLADELQLPIISSSYDTFTVATLINRAIYDRLIKKEIMLVEDILIPLEGSYYLTTKSTVADWHRLAASVDHGRFPVVDENMKVQGVVTTKDVMGHEYLTTIEKVMSKNPITVVSRVSVASAAHTMVWEGIEMLPVVDNHRKMLGVITRQDVLKALQYIQKQPQMGETFADLIMNRFQEEKGENGVYFRGEVTPQMTNHLGNISSGVLTTLVSECGSHALRQFKKGDMVPENITVYFLKPVQIESVLEIRPRVLEMSRKFGKVEVEVYNQGTMVSKAMMTAQVIER, from the coding sequence ATGGCAACCAAACATGAACAAATCCTCCAGCACATCGAAGATCTCGAGGTTGGCAGTAAAATTTCTGTCCGACAGGTCGCAAAAGACCTCGAGGTCAGCGAAGGCACTGCCTATCGGGCGATTAAAGAGGCAGAAAATCAAGGACTTGTTAGTACGATTGAACGGGTAGGTACGGTACGAATTGAGAAGAAGAAAAAGCAGAATATTGAAAAGCTGACATTCGCTGAAGTTGTCAATATTATAGACGGACATGTGCTTGGTGGACGGGAAGGTCTACATAAAACGCTCTATAAATTTGTCATCGGTGCGATGAAGCTGGAAGCGATGATGCGGTATGTGGATGCCGGAAGCTTGCTGATTGTCGGGAATCGCTATCAGGCACATAAGCTGTCGCTTCAGCACGGTGCAGCAGTACTGATTACAGGTGGATTTGATACGAGTGATGAAGTGAAAAAACTGGCCGATGAGCTGCAGCTTCCGATTATATCGAGCAGCTACGACACGTTTACGGTAGCGACGCTGATTAACCGGGCGATTTATGACCGCCTGATCAAAAAAGAAATTATGCTGGTGGAAGACATTCTGATTCCATTAGAAGGGTCCTACTACTTAACGACGAAAAGCACAGTCGCAGACTGGCACAGGCTGGCTGCTTCCGTCGATCACGGTCGCTTCCCGGTTGTAGACGAGAATATGAAAGTACAGGGCGTTGTGACGACGAAAGACGTAATGGGTCATGAATATTTGACGACGATCGAGAAAGTGATGTCGAAAAACCCGATTACGGTTGTCTCGCGTGTCTCGGTTGCATCGGCCGCTCATACGATGGTATGGGAAGGAATCGAGATGCTGCCGGTTGTGGATAACCATCGTAAAATGCTCGGTGTTATCACGCGTCAGGATGTACTAAAGGCGCTGCAATATATTCAGAAGCAACCACAGATGGGTGAGACGTTCGCAGACTTGATTATGAATCGTTTCCAGGAAGAGAAAGGTGAGAATGGCGTTTATTTCAGGGGTGAGGTTACGCCGCAGATGACAAACCATCTTGGTAATATTTCGAGCGGGGTATTAACTACGCTTGTATCAGAGTGCGGAAGCCATGCATTGCGTCAATTTAAAAAAGGAGATATGGTACCGGAGAACATTACGGTTTATTTCTTGAAGCCGGTACAAATTGAAAGTGTACTAGAGATTCGTCCGCGTGTGCTGGAGATGAGTCGGAAGTTCGGAAAAGTGGAAGTGGAAGTGTATAATCAGGGAACGATGGTAAGCAAGGCGA
- a CDS encoding metal-dependent hydrolase: MKITYHGHSCVQITHEGQSLIIDPFLTGNSLAAVKPEEIDVQYILLTHAHSDHIGDAIAIAKQCGATVIAIHELATYLSWQGLNTHGMNIGGSFSFGWFTAKMTQAFHSSGLVLDEEQRIVYAGMPAGFLVTVGDKTMYHVGDTGLFSDLKMIGERNKIDVAFVPMGDNYTMGPEDALQASEWIGAGLTIPVHYDTFPVIKQDVETFVNRLEEKQMRGRVVKPGETFEI; this comes from the coding sequence ATGAAAATTACGTATCATGGACATTCTTGTGTGCAGATTACACATGAAGGGCAGTCGTTAATTATTGATCCGTTCTTAACAGGAAATTCTCTTGCTGCTGTAAAGCCTGAGGAGATTGATGTGCAGTACATTTTGCTGACGCATGCACATAGTGATCATATTGGCGACGCAATCGCGATTGCGAAACAGTGTGGGGCTACTGTGATCGCCATTCATGAGCTGGCGACATATCTTAGCTGGCAGGGCTTGAACACACATGGGATGAATATAGGCGGATCCTTCTCATTCGGTTGGTTTACTGCGAAAATGACACAGGCATTCCACAGTTCGGGTTTGGTGCTTGATGAAGAGCAGCGCATCGTGTATGCAGGTATGCCAGCCGGATTCCTCGTTACAGTTGGAGACAAAACGATGTATCATGTTGGAGATACGGGTCTATTTAGCGACCTGAAAATGATTGGGGAACGCAACAAGATCGATGTGGCCTTTGTTCCGATGGGAGATAACTATACGATGGGGCCAGAAGATGCCCTTCAGGCATCCGAATGGATTGGGGCTGGACTTACCATTCCGGTTCACTATGACACTTTCCCGGTCATCAAACAGGATGTTGAGACGTTCGTGAATCGGCTAGAAGAGAAGCAGATGCGTGGTCGTGTTGTGAAACCTGGGGAGACTTTTGAAATATAA
- a CDS encoding YheC/YheD family protein yields the protein MMGALTTARVSIDPLQRTWYLHLPSGHVPHALAANKKLTIRLGSWKKTLTITQKRPDASVIQSRIRIRQQPDMTPSIGPFVGILTVAGKGLFRGVQSNFIDIIEAGRKFGALIYVIPVENIDWKTLTVRGYLYHKQNNKWVKETLPLPHVIYNRIPNRAYEEKEHVKTALDRLTALPQVTLYNPHFFNKRRLFTILQRDLDVSGYLPQTVPLASKESLFHMLDLHPFVYVKPVNGMAGKGIYRLQKNTRTSFMLQYQLKKSTVKQIFTSRDMLWNFLSPRLDGPYLIQQGIHLATFHDKLFDMRLLAQKNGYGEWRVTGIGIRLAGSGRITTHVPQGGSIQSPYAILPAAFPRSSPADLLKSIRRVALMIARSLEKEWPTLGEVSMDIGMDKQERIWFIEANSKPGKFDEPHIRKLSLRRTIEYAQYQSRFIRSKGGVHHVHTKA from the coding sequence ATGATGGGGGCGCTTACGACCGCCCGAGTATCGATTGACCCGCTACAGCGAACGTGGTATCTGCACCTTCCGTCAGGTCACGTACCGCATGCACTGGCAGCAAACAAAAAACTGACGATTCGGTTAGGCAGCTGGAAAAAAACGCTCACCATTACGCAAAAACGGCCAGACGCATCCGTCATTCAAAGCCGGATTCGCATTCGACAACAGCCAGATATGACACCATCAATTGGTCCCTTTGTTGGAATTCTTACTGTAGCAGGAAAAGGATTATTCCGGGGGGTTCAAAGCAACTTTATCGATATTATCGAAGCCGGTCGAAAGTTCGGGGCACTCATCTATGTCATTCCCGTTGAAAACATCGACTGGAAAACACTCACGGTCCGCGGCTATTTGTATCATAAACAGAACAATAAATGGGTAAAAGAAACCCTGCCGCTGCCGCATGTTATCTATAACCGAATTCCAAATCGGGCCTATGAAGAAAAAGAACATGTAAAGACAGCACTAGACCGCCTGACCGCTCTCCCGCAAGTTACCCTATACAATCCACACTTTTTTAACAAACGACGGCTATTTACTATCCTACAGCGCGACCTAGATGTATCTGGCTATTTGCCACAGACCGTCCCGCTTGCTTCTAAAGAATCACTGTTTCATATGCTTGACTTGCATCCATTCGTCTATGTCAAACCAGTTAACGGCATGGCTGGCAAAGGAATTTATCGTCTGCAAAAAAATACGCGAACTTCGTTTATGCTACAGTACCAGCTCAAGAAATCAACGGTAAAGCAGATATTTACGAGTCGAGATATGCTATGGAACTTTCTGTCCCCGCGCCTTGACGGTCCCTACTTGATCCAACAGGGAATTCATCTCGCCACGTTTCATGACAAACTATTCGATATGCGTCTACTTGCTCAAAAAAACGGATATGGCGAATGGCGCGTAACCGGCATCGGCATTCGGCTGGCGGGCAGCGGCCGCATTACAACCCATGTACCGCAAGGCGGCTCGATTCAGTCACCATACGCTATTTTACCAGCCGCCTTCCCACGCTCCTCCCCAGCTGACCTGTTGAAATCGATTCGACGCGTTGCTCTAATGATTGCACGCTCTCTCGAAAAAGAGTGGCCAACATTAGGCGAAGTATCCATGGACATTGGAATGGATAAGCAGGAGCGCATCTGGTTTATCGAAGCCAATTCAAAACCAGGAAAATTCGATGAACCTCATATTCGCAAGCTGTCTCTGCGCCGCACAATCGAATATGCCCAATATCAGTCTCGTTTTATCCGCTCGAAAGGAGGCGTACACCATGTCCACACGAAAGCTTGA